In Deltaproteobacteria bacterium, a single window of DNA contains:
- the flgB gene encoding flagellar basal body rod protein FlgB — protein sequence MDFLFGKTIPMLSSVLSYRAERQKLISANVTNLDTEDYQPQELHFKNRLLAAMTKEQSVNVVRTDRKHLPMPQPSGNEYKVEASAEKVSLDQEMTHLAENQLMYNVTVEILARKFRNISTFLKDVR from the coding sequence GTGGATTTTCTTTTCGGCAAGACGATACCCATGTTGTCTTCCGTGCTCAGTTACCGTGCGGAGCGGCAAAAGCTGATCTCCGCCAACGTCACCAATCTTGACACGGAAGATTACCAGCCGCAGGAGCTGCATTTCAAAAACCGTCTCCTGGCCGCCATGACCAAGGAACAAAGCGTCAATGTGGTTCGGACCGACAGGAAACATTTGCCTATGCCTCAGCCGTCGGGGAACGAATACAAGGTGGAGGCGTCGGCTGAGAAGGTGTCTCTGGATCAGGAAATGACCCACCTCGCGGAAAACCAGTTGATGTACAACGTGACGGTCGAGATTCTGGCCAGAAAATTCAGGAACATCAGTACCTTCCTAAAGGATGTGAGATAA
- a CDS encoding sigma-54-dependent Fis family transcriptional regulator → MIDKGRRILIVDDDPSMRLALSETLESCGYEVESADNGSEALKKFQGRPFEVVVTDMRMPRMGGMEVLKGVKKISPRTPVILITAYGTVSTAVEAMKEGASEFIMKPFSLDDLQGVVKNVLANSPARMNEAASPDISGSSRMDIITQAANMTSLLALMRSIAKSKSSVLIQGESGTGKELFARYIHRHSTRKNRPFIAVNCAAIPHHLLESEMFGHEKGAFTGAVQRKPGRFELAHGGTLLLDEIGDMDIQLQAKLLRVLQEGEVDRLGGREPTPIDVRIIATTNADLKKRIEEKKFREDLFYRLNVIPVHIPPLRERKGDVALLSEYFLKKYGGINEKKKPVLSAGAMQILDAHPWSGNVRELEHVIERSVLICDDEIILPEHLYMDGPIGPAPTEAGTGAEPVPELDVRTCPSGPVTLKEMEKSMIFAALNRVNGNRTKAARILGISVRTMRNKLQEYGGEGIASPCDP, encoded by the coding sequence ATGATCGATAAAGGAAGACGAATTCTGATTGTCGATGACGATCCGTCCATGCGGCTTGCCTTGTCCGAAACACTGGAATCATGCGGCTACGAGGTCGAATCGGCTGACAATGGTTCGGAGGCGTTGAAGAAGTTTCAGGGCCGACCCTTTGAAGTGGTGGTGACCGATATGCGCATGCCGCGTATGGGGGGAATGGAGGTTCTCAAGGGTGTCAAAAAAATATCACCCAGAACGCCGGTTATTCTCATTACCGCTTACGGGACCGTCAGCACCGCTGTGGAAGCCATGAAAGAAGGGGCTTCGGAATTCATTATGAAACCTTTCTCCCTGGATGATCTTCAGGGGGTGGTCAAAAACGTTCTGGCAAACAGCCCGGCCAGGATGAATGAGGCCGCGTCTCCGGACATATCCGGTTCCTCGAGGATGGACATCATCACCCAGGCCGCCAATATGACTTCCCTGCTGGCCTTGATGCGAAGCATCGCCAAAAGCAAATCCAGTGTGCTGATTCAAGGTGAAAGTGGAACAGGCAAAGAGCTTTTCGCCCGGTATATCCATCGTCACAGCACGCGGAAAAACCGGCCCTTCATTGCCGTCAACTGTGCCGCCATTCCCCACCACCTGCTGGAAAGCGAGATGTTCGGCCATGAAAAAGGGGCCTTTACCGGAGCGGTCCAGAGGAAACCGGGGCGGTTCGAGCTGGCCCATGGGGGCACGCTGCTCCTTGATGAAATCGGGGACATGGATATTCAATTGCAGGCCAAACTCCTGCGGGTGCTTCAGGAAGGGGAGGTGGACCGCTTGGGGGGGCGGGAGCCGACGCCCATTGACGTAAGAATCATCGCCACCACCAATGCGGACCTAAAGAAAAGAATCGAGGAGAAAAAATTCCGCGAGGATCTGTTCTACCGCCTGAACGTGATTCCTGTGCATATTCCGCCGTTACGGGAGAGAAAGGGCGACGTGGCGCTTCTGAGCGAGTACTTCCTGAAAAAGTACGGTGGGATCAACGAGAAAAAAAAGCCGGTCTTGTCGGCTGGAGCCATGCAAATCCTCGATGCGCATCCCTGGTCTGGTAATGTCAGGGAATTGGAACACGTGATCGAACGGTCCGTTCTGATCTGCGATGATGAAATCATCCTGCCCGAACACCTTTATATGGACGGTCCCATCGGACCGGCGCCGACGGAAGCCGGAACGGGGGCGGAGCCTGTTCCGGAGCTTGACGTCCGGACCTGTCCAAGCGGTCCCGTTACCCTCAAGGAGATGGAAAAATCGATGATATTTGCCGCTTTGAACCGGGTGAACGGTAACCGGACAAAAGCCGCCAGGATTTTGGGTATCAGTGTCCGGACCATGCGTAACAAGCTTCAGGAGTACGGGGGGGAAGGGATCGCCTCTCCCTGTGATCCGTAA